The Pedococcus dokdonensis region GCAGCACGGCCGCGAGGTCGCTGACGAAGAACCAGTCCTTCTTCTCGATCGTGCCCAGCCCGCTGGAGATGCCGGGGACGGTGAAGTCGGGCAGCGCCTTGACCGGCGGCGACTGCGTGGGGCCACCGCCGGGCAGCCCGTCGAAGAACCGGGCGGCGAGGTACTTCGCGACCCCGAGGCCGATGATGTTGATCGCCACACCGGAGACGATGTGGTCGACCCCGAACGTCACCGTGGCGACGGCGTGGATCAGGCCACCGACCATGCCCAGCAGGATGGCGCCGAGGACGCCGGCCCACGGGCCCATGTGGTAGCCGAAGAACCCGGCACCCCAGGTGCCGAGGATCATCATGCCCTCGAGGCCGATGTTGACCACGCCGGCACGCTCGGACCACAGGCCGCCCAGACCGGCGAGCCCGATCGGCACGGCCAGTCCGATGGCGGCGGCCAGGGCGCCCGACGACGCGATGTCGTCAGCACCGGTGACCAGCCGCAGCACCGAGACCACGGCGATCGTGCCGAGCGCGATGATCGCCCACTCGCGCGGGCCGAGCCGGCGCCGCTTCGGGCGGTCGACGACGGCCTGCGTGCCGACCTCGAGTCCTGCGGCGCTCATGCCGGGGCTCCTTCCGTGGCGGGCTGGGCCTTTCGCTGGGCGGCCAGCTCCCTGGCGACCCGTTGCTGCTCGAACCGCTTGTCGGCCCGGCGGATCAGCTCGTAGGCGATGACCACGGCGAACAGGATGACGCCCTGGATGATGAAGACGATCTCCTGGGCCACACCGGCCGTGATCTGCAGGGCGTTGGACTGGATGTCGAGGAACGCCCACAACACCGACGCGAACGCGATGCCCACCGGGTTGTTGCGCCCGAGCAGCGCGATCGCGATGCCTGCGAAGCCGAGCCCCGACTGGAACGTCGTGCCGTAGTTGTGGTCCTGCCCGAACAGCAGCGGCATGCCCACCAGCCCGGCGAGCGCGCCGGAGGCGATCATCGCGGTCATGACCATCCGCGGGACCTTGACGCCACTCGCGACGGCGGCGCTCTCGGAGCGGCCCGTGGCCCGCAGGTCGAAGCCGAACCTCGTCTTGCCGAGCACGAACCAGTAGAGGAACCCGACGAGGATCGCCAGCACCAGCAGCGTGTAGACGCGGTTGGTCGCACCAGGGATCAGCTTGAAGCCCTCGAGCTGCGAGGAGTCCGGGATCGTCTTGGTCTCGATCGCGTTGCTGCCCTCCTTGCGGTCGGCGACCTTGAGCAACAGCCAGCTCACCACGCCGGTGGCGATGGCGTTGAGCATGATGGTCGAGATCACCTCGGAGACGCCGCGCTTCACCTTGAGGTATGCCGCGATGCTGGCCCAGAGCCCGCCCGCCACCATCGCGACGACCATGGCCGCGACGACGTTGAGGAACCCGGGCAGCCAACCCTGGCCGGCGAACACGGCGGCCGCGAAGACGGCGACGCGGTACTGGCCGTCGACGCCGATGTTGAACAGGTTCATCCGGAAGCCCACTGCGACGGCGATGGCCGACAGGTAGAACACGGTGGCGCTGTTGATGATCTGCACCGTCTGCCTGGGCTTGGGCGCGTGCAGGATCGTCTTCCAGACCTCACCGACCGGGTCGCCGAAGAGGACGAGGATCAACGAGGTGATGGCGAACGCCACGAGGAGGGCGAGCACCGGCGCAGCCACGCTGAGCAGGATCCGGCGGGGGCTGATCGACTTCATCAGGAGGCCTCCTTCTCGCCGGCGCCGGTCATGGCAGCGCCGAGGTCCTCGGCGGTCACCTTGTCGGGGTCGAACTCACCGGACAGCTTGCCGCGCAGGATGACGCGGATGGTGTCGGACAGCCCGATCAGCTCCTCGAGGTCGGCCGAGATCAACAGCACGGCGAGGCCTTCGCGCCGCGCAGCCCGGATGTGGTCCCAGATGCTCGACTGGGCGCCGACGTCGACGCCACGGGTCGGGTGGGCTGCGATGAGCACCTTGGGCGTGTGGCTCATCTCCCGACCGATGATGAGCTTCTGCTGGTTGCCACCGGAGAGCGATCCCGCGGTGACGAAGATCGACGGGGTGCGGACGTCGTACTCCTTGACGATCCGCTCGGTGTCCGCCTTGGCGGCAGCGGCGTCGATCAGCTGGCCCTTCACGTTGGGGCGCTCGGTCTGGTGTCCGAGGATGCGGTTCTCCCAGAGCGGCGCCTCGAGCAGCAGGCCGTGGCGGTGCCGGTCCTCGGGGATGTAGCCCACCCCGGCTTCGCGGATCTCGCGGGTGTGCCAGTCGGAGATGTCGGTGTCGCCGAGGTAGACCTCGCCCGACGTGGGCTCGCGCATCCCCATGATGACCTCGACCAGCTCGGCCTGGCCGTTGCCCTCGACACCCGCGATCCCCAGCACCTCGCCGGCGTGGATGGTCAGCGAGATGCCGTCGAGCACCGGGCGGCCGGAGCCACCCCGAGCACCAGGTCGTCGACCTTGAGCAGCACGCGGTCGGTGACCGTCGACTCCTCGGTGGTCGGGGACGGCAGCTCGGAGCCGACCATCAGCTCGGCGAGCTGGCGGGCGTTGACGGACTTCGGGTCGACCGTGTCGATCGTGGTGCCGCGGCGGATCACCGTGATCGAGTCGGCGACCTTGAGCACCTCGTCAAGCTTGTGCGAGATGAAGAGCACGGTGAGGCCCTCGTCCTTGAGCTCGGCGAGCTGGTCGAACAGCTCGTCGACCTCCTGCGGCACGAGGACGGCGGTGGGCTCGTCGAGGATCAGCGTCTTGGCGCCCCGGTAGAGGACCTTGAGGATCTCGATCCGCTGGCGCGCCCCGACCCCGAGGTCGGCGACCAGCGCGTCCGGGTCGATGTCGAGCTTGTAGGCGTCGGAGATGCGCCGGATCTCGGCTCGCGCCGCGTCGCCGATGCCGTGCAGCTTCTCTGCCCCCAGCA contains the following coding sequences:
- a CDS encoding ABC transporter permease, whose amino-acid sequence is MKSISPRRILLSVAAPVLALLVAFAITSLILVLFGDPVGEVWKTILHAPKPRQTVQIINSATVFYLSAIAVAVGFRMNLFNIGVDGQYRVAVFAAAVFAGQGWLPGFLNVVAAMVVAMVAGGLWASIAAYLKVKRGVSEVISTIMLNAIATGVVSWLLLKVADRKEGSNAIETKTIPDSSQLEGFKLIPGATNRVYTLLVLAILVGFLYWFVLGKTRFGFDLRATGRSESAAVASGVKVPRMVMTAMIASGALAGLVGMPLLFGQDHNYGTTFQSGLGFAGIAIALLGRNNPVGIAFASVLWAFLDIQSNALQITAGVAQEIVFIIQGVILFAVVIAYELIRRADKRFEQQRVARELAAQRKAQPATEGAPA
- a CDS encoding ATP-binding cassette domain-containing protein, whose amino-acid sequence is MLDGISLTIHAGEVLGIAGVEGNGQAELVEVIMGMREPTSGEVYLGDTDISDWHTREIREAGVGYIPEDRHRHGLLLEAPLWENRILGHQTERPNVKGQLIDAAAAKADTERIVKEYDVRTPSIFVTAGSLSGGNQQKLIIGREMSHTPKVLIAAHPTRGVDVGAQSSIWDHIRAARREGLAVLLISADLEELIGLSDTIRVILRGKLSGEFDPDKVTAEDLGAAMTGAGEKEAS
- a CDS encoding ATP-binding cassette domain-containing protein, with protein sequence MEGITKRFPGVVANKDITFSVRRGTVHAIVGENGAGKSTLMKILYGVQRPDEGTIKVDGKAVNLHSPSDAIAAGIGMVFQHFMLADNLTVVENVVLGAEKLHGIGDAARAEIRRISDAYKLDIDPDALVADLGVGARQRIEILKVLYRGAKTLILDEPTAVLVPQEVDELFDQLAELKDEGLTVLFISHKLDEVLKVADSITVIRRGTTIDTVDPKSVNARQLAELMVGSELPSPTTEESTVTDRVLLKVDDLVLGVAPAARCSTASR